The sequence below is a genomic window from Zygosaccharomyces rouxii strain CBS732 chromosome D complete sequence.
TTAATATTCTGTGGAGATGGTACTGTGTTTTGAATCAATCTTTCGACATCGATGAATTTAACAGGCTGGGCCTCTCTGTGGGAACCCTTAGGATGCAAAACACCTTCAGCATAACCAATACCATTAGAGCCTTTAGGTTTGGGAGCCTTTGCTTCTTTTAAAAGGGTTTCTTGTTTAATGgttggatttttcaaaattgatctAGTAGTGGGTAAAACACCACTCTTAAACCCATATTTAGCAGCTCCTTTACCCATTGTGACTTATTCACGGTACGAAAATTTTATAAACCACTTCCAACGAGGCTTCTACCGGTGTTCTACCTACCCAGTCAGTAGTCTTTCCAGTTTAACTGTAGTTATACCCTGCTATGTTGGCCCGCCTtataaaatttttaatgtATATAAGCTTCAATATGTCACGTGTAAAGAATATTATATTACAGTGAATGTAACCAAACCGGAATTGAATTGTATTGCTTGATCTTTCGAATCGGATCTAGAGAGGCATACGCAGATCTCATAGCTACCTTTTTCCAGCGGcaacaattgcaattgcGTTTCCACGGGTTTGATAACTATCAAATGGCGGGATAGAGTCCCATTGAACAAAACACGTCTGTTGGATTTGGACAGGAGTTTTGCCGTATGGCTATCGAATATTGCGAAATTCAGCAGTAGCCTCTCTGGTGGTGACTGTGGAGAAGTGGTACAATCTGAAATAGATCTGGGACTCACTTTAACTACGGCATTGACACATTCGCCCTTGGTGACGCTACGTTTATCAATAGAAAGATCAATATGGTAAGGTGATTTGGCCTCGTAAAGGCTTGAGACCATCTTGGGATCGAATCTCTCGAGAAATTGTGGGAAATACACGGTTCCCTTAATGGAAGCATCAGTAGTCAATATCCAATCACATGATAAACGTGAAAGAATGTGCTGTCGACACCAAAATCTTTCCCtcatttcaatttcttgttcctCGTTGAGGCCACTTTGGATGTACTGTCGCCCTTGCCAGACTCTTGGAACTAATTGCTTTTTGAAGTTGTAATTTTGGTATTCGAGCTTCCTTATGGGGATAACGACTCTAGTGGTATGCAGGGACTCTATCGTGTACTCATGACTTTCAAAATCCTCATAATGGAGTTGAGTTTTAATACTATCgatccaagaatttctaACATCCAGAAGTAACAACAAATatttgttgatgttgaaattATCATCTGTCTCttgcttcttcaaaaggtAATGGACCCAGTCCACATGGTCTGCTTCAGATGTGAAATCTTGATTCAATGAAACGATATCAATGCTGGATACTTCAATTGACCTCTTTAAAGTGACGTGATATGAAGAATGAAGCGTTTTCAAATACACTCGAGACTTGTCATTTGCATTCATTCCATAGTTGATAACCAGATCAAACCCGTTGAAATGGAACGGTGTGGCAGTCGCATCTACTTCCATGTCGAAGGAACAAGTTTCATGGGGTTCCATTCTTTGAGGTGGGTCTATGAATTTGATACATTTATTTTTCATCCATTCCAGTTGGGTCTCTAAACCATATAAATCGTCTAATTgcattttcttccaataaTCAGGTTTGATGGATTGTTCAATATTGGAAGAGTGTAGAAATTGTAAATGCTCGATGGGGCATTTCAACGATTTGTTTCTCAAAGTTATTGTGAAGCGTTTTTTGGTTCCATGCAACATCATCCATGAATTGTCAGTCATGTTATTTGTCCTCAACAGTTGTAACTCAGGCTGTTCAGgtaaaattttaatttgaaCCCTGCCTGCATTAAACCTATCATTCTCTACATCTGGCTTGGAGATACGGTTCTCTGAAAGAGCGATAGGGAAATCCTTAGCGGGGAGACCCATGACGGATATTTTTACGGAATCGATATTGAGCCATTCGTGATGAGTTGctttttttaattctagCGGcaaattgatgattctAATCGATTCAGGGCCCACGTAATAAGGTCTTTTCAAGTTAACATCGCTTTTCCCCAACTCACAGAACTTTGTAGTCtcagaattgaattgaataccTGTAAAAGAAATTTCGAATTTAAATGGGTTTTGAACCATGCATGAGAACATGGCTCTATCACCTACCAGGAAAACGTTTTGCGACGTGGGATCCGCCTCGGAAACCACTTTATCGGCAGCTAGTAGCTGTCTAAATGGattgaaaacttcatcTGACCTTGTAGGGTTGACCTTGGCTTTTTTATCCAAAACACTCATTTCTGACTCAACGGGCAATTCACCGCCGGAAACATCTGATTCTAATCTTGTCAATTTAACATCTCTTAACAGAAAAGGATCCCAGTAGGATTGAATATAACCATCAAACATGGACGGTTGAATAAATGAAGTGAAAAGATTCTGCTGTTCAGATTGGGTTAATAAATGTGTATATCTGCTCAAGAGCATAACTGCATACCTAGAGGTACACTCAGAATTCTTAAGCTTGCGTGAAACCATTAAACATAGCTGCAAGCATTTTCTCTGCAAAGTCAACCACGCTGAAGCTTGAGAATCTTGTACTGACGTTTCCGGAGTTCTATCCTCTATACCATAAAGTTTTATCATTCCATCCAAGATTTCTAGATAATTCTCATCCCAGTTAATCTTCTCTTGGTTTGCTAAGAGGGCTACAAGTAAAAGGCGTAGGACAAATAATCTTTTCCTGGCAAATCCCAAAGAATGGTAAACTTTGGATAATACGATGTAGATAATAGTCTGACTTTCAAGGTCCATTTCTTTTAATTGGagctcaaaaattttattagCAAAGgaataaatttcaatttttgagaaaagaatCTCGTCTTTCCCATCTATTGGACCCAATTGATTACTATCGAACATTGTTGCTGGTCCCAAACTTGAGGAAAGTGAACCTTTTatgattttttccaatataGGTGGAGATAGCTTGGTGCTTGAATAGCATGTTACCATAAATGTTAATGTTTTCAATAATGTCTCTGAATAAACAGTTTGCGGCGCGTAATCGCAGTGATGGTTCAAACTTAACTCGTAATAGTATAGTATCTTTTCAGAAATTGATCTGATTAGGATTGGTAAATTAACATTTTCCACATCAACGTCTTGACTTAATCCTAGTGAGcttgaagaatttcttggagATCTAATAGGACCATTAGAACTATTTCGCGGAGAAATCGGATCAGCACTAGGGTTAGAAGTTTGGACAGGTATGATTAGCATGACGATGTATggtatttggaaagataTGTTAAGAAAACTTAACAAAAGAAGACATATAGCAATGCCGTCCAATGCAGATGCTAACCAAAGATGATCACGAACTTTGTACAATTGTGTGACTGCTTCAGTAAAACTATGGAGAGCACTAATGTACCTGCCGGCAAgtaattggaaatttcCCAAAATCTTGTGCTGTCTCCCCTGAGATCTCAACTGCGATCTGTTTTCTGAGGTGGATAGTGATTTCGCCAGTTTCAAAGATGCTGATCTTTTGATGCTATTAGTAGTTGATTCAAAACTGTTCATCTTTcgtgatgatgaggatgatgacGTAGAATTCGTAGGCAAATTGGCATGGGCCAGTTGTCTTGTCAATGAGGTCTTCAATACTgcattaccaccaatggCACCTGGAGATCTCAAGGTAACATGCTTATAAGAAGAATAGTAATGTGAAAGTGCCTGTAGGAAATTCCTACCAATATCACAGATGatggtttccaaattggacTCAAACTCATCGCCACTGCGGAAAACTTGAGCGTCTTGAGAAGACCCGGCATCTACATTAGAGCCCACGTATATCAAGTTATGCGAGATGACGGTAGGATATTTCTCCTTCAAAACCTTGAGATTATCTTCAGATGAGGAATCATCGTTCACAAGTCCCACAACAACGAATATCTTTCTAAATGGCTCGAAATCATAGAGAAACAGGTTTAACGCATCGTTATGACCAGATGTAATAACTTCAAAGAATAGCCTACCCTGTGGGAAACCCTGTGGAGTAAAGAGTGGACTATCAATTGGGGTAATGTCAACCAATCTGACCTCATTGTACTTTCTCAATTTCGTAACAGCTTCTAAAAACTGGCTTCTTTTCCATTTCCCAACGGGCACCACTAGAAGTCGTACACGACACGGCTGTACAAAACTAGCATCGTACATTGATGGGTTCATCACTTTTCGAACCTTTAGAACTCAATTGTAACGGTTTCGAGGGCTCAATTCACTTGGATCTCCTTCTTCTACCGCTTTCTTTCCACGCTGTTGTTTAGGCAGTTTAATGGTagtttgtatttttttctttaactATGGTGTTGAAATTCGATATTGTATCTTTAACCGTTAATACACTAGTTTGCCACCAAAGAATTGGTAAGAAAGAGTAGAGGTAAGATCATATCGGTGGATATAAATGGCAGGATTATCATTTGAGAATTATCAGAGGAACGACTACTTGGCCTCTCAAGGGCACGCTGTTCCTAAGGCGACTTCAACGGGTACAACTATTGTAGGTGTGAAATACGATAAGGGAGTGGTCATTGCAGCTGATACCAGATCAACACAGGGACCTATAGTTGCTGACAAGAACTGTGCTAAGCTGCATAGGATGGCTCCACGTATATGGTGTGCTGGTGCCGGTACTGCAGCTGACACTGAGGCAGTTACACAGTtaattggatcaaatttgGAATTACACAGTCAGTATGCTAATAGGGAACCCCGTGTGGTATCAGCATTACAGATGTTGAAGCAACACCTGTTTAGATATCAAGGTCATATTGGTGCATATTTGATTGTAGCAGGTGTGGATCCTACTGGTGCCCATCTTTTCTCCGTCCAAGCTCATGGTTCCACTGATGTCGGCCATTACTTGTCGTTGGGTTCAGGTTCATTAGCTGCTATGGCCACTCTAGAATCTAACTGGAAACAAAATTTGACTAAGGATGAAGCGGTAAAATTAGCATCAGATGCTATTCAAGCAGGTATATGGAATGATTTGGGTTCAGGTTCTAATGTCGACGTGTGTGTTATGGAAGTTGGTAAAGATGCAGAATACTTGAGAAACTACATTACTCCAAACGTTAGAGAACCAAAACAACAAAGTTATAAATTTGCAAGAGGTACTACAGCTGTGCTTAGGGAAAGTATCATTAGCGTCTGTGACGTACAGGAGGAGCCCGTTGACGTTACAGCATGAAATGTTTTGTCTAACTAACTAACTACTACGTATATTTCTAATtaccttttcttcaatactTTGACCGTAGCTTCCACAATGGCAACATGTTCTGCCTCATGAACCCTTTGCTCATACTGTTCCAATGTCTCTTGGCCAGGACGGATTTCTAATTCCTTGATAATCAATGGTTCGCCTCTATCTACTTCTTCAATAACGTAATGAACCATGCATCCAGCGGTTAGCGAGTTACCAGTATCTTGAGCTTTTTGCCATGCCATTTCAATTGCATGTGTGGTACCATCAAATGCTCCTGGCAATGCAGGATGTAGATTGATAATTGGTATACCTCTCAACTTAGATAGGAAGTGGGGACCCAGAATGAGTAACCATCCCGCACATACAACCAAATCAGGTTTTTGTTCGAGAACTTGACGAgctaattcttcttcaaattgaacCCTACACTTCTGTCTACCAACTTCATCACTTTTAGGTACGTCCTTCACAAATGGGTATAGTGAGCAAACTTTGGTTGGTATATTAGCCATTTCAGCTCTCTGTAAACCGTAGGCCTTTTTACTTGACGATATGACGCAGGTAATTTGGCCTTCACCTAGTTCTTTTTGAGCCTGTGCATCAATCAGTGACTGCAGATTCGAACCTGAACCCGATATAAGCACTGTAATACGTCCCATCTAGTGTTACAGCTCTCGATGCTCAGTACATTGGTAGCTCATTTTGacgttgtttttttttcaaatttcaaacCATATTCTTATAGAACAAAGAGATCAGATTGAAGCGATGTGGGAGCAGAGAATAAGGCATTTTGAGTGTTTCTGAACCTCATCATCGGATTTCATTCTGTTGAATTATGGTCCAACTTGGTTAAGCGGTTCTTACCACATCGCATAACCTTTACAATCGACAAATCAAGCAAATAGTGTCATATTTTGACCGTTGAAAAACGTAGAAGGGTCAGATCGAATGCAGGGATTAAAATAAGATGAACAATGCTTCTTTAAACTTGCTTTGCTACCTTGCAAATGGGCATTTTATTCATCTCATCTGGTCTATTGTCGGgtaattttatttttctaAGAACAATATTCCATGGAACTTTAAACCTAAACCAAATCATCTAACTGATGGATGATAGTTAGGCGAACAAACAAGCTTATAAACAGGAACGAGTGCCGCTGAGGCTTCTCAAGTGGTCTTTAAAAGCTTTCCCACATTCTAAATTCACTGTACAAGATTTTCGAGCATTGAAATACACAGACTGGTTACCGAGATATGTCAGTAACTCCCACCAATAACGGTTCTGTGGGTACAGGCGGTGGAGGTTTACATCAGGAGATTCACGCAGCTATTGATCAAGTTGAACATTTAAAAGTTTCAGAATTAAAAGCCGTTTGTAGGTCGATAGAACTGCCGATTACAGGCAGAAAGGCAGTTTTACAAGATAGGATAAGGGCGTACTTAAAGAATTCATGTTCTATTGGACATATAGATCCATGGAGGCCCAAGACAATACGTGTTTTGATAGATAAGGCTAAATTAGGTGAACTCTTACCGAAATACGAAATTTTATGGCAAACTTTGAGAAGTGGAGCTTATAACCATCCGGTGGCTATAGGTGCTGAACCGGTTGGCGTACTAAATCAACAAGATGGATCAGTAAGTGGTCAAGATCAATACGTGGTAGGGGATCCATCTGCATATACGTCATATCGAACCGTTAGTCCTGAAGAGCTCAGTATTACTGGTGGCAGTAGGACGGCGGCACCTAAAAATCGCTATATGCATTTCAAGGAATCACCTTTTTACAGGATTAAAAAACTGATACAGGAGACTGCACAGAAGCTAAACGTCACCAATGTAAGAGGTACATGTGTTGCGAAATGGAGGTTTACGAAAGCCGATTGGACTCTACTAGAATCAGATGAAAAATATAAAGTATATTTATTTTGTGGTATGGTAGATCCCCAAACGGGTTTCCAATCGAATCAACCGATTCAATTTCCTCATCCTAATGAGATACGAGTTAATAGTGTTCAAGTAAAGGATAACGTCAGAGGCTTAAAGAACAAGCCAGGTACCGCAAAACCAGCAGATTTAACGCCTTATTTGAGACCACCAACACAACAAAATAGTTTGGAAGTCATTTATGCATTCACGAAGAGTGAATATTTCATCTACGGCTATATAGTAGAGCAAGTTACTCCCGAGGAGTTATTACAAGAAGTGCTGCGACATCCCAAGATTCTGAAGGCTGCCACTTTGCATTACATTGAAAAGACTTTaaacgatgaagaagatgacgatTTAGTTACTACATCTACAGTGATGACATTACAATGTCCGGTCTCTTACACAAGGATGAAATACCCTGCCAAATCAATTATGTGCAAACATCTACAATGTTTTGACGCCCTTTGGTACATCTACTCACAGATGCAAATCCCCACATGGCAATGTCCTGTTTGTCAAATAGATATCGATTTGAAGCATTTAGCAGTCTGTCAATTTgtggatgaaattttaaaaaactCCGATGAGGATACAGAGCAAGTGGAATTGTCATCAGATGGATCTTGGAAGCCTGTGGTGGAAGAACCTCCTAAGCCAGCAGAGCGACCATTACCAACTACTCATTCCACAAGTGTGAAACAAGAAAatactgatgatgatgataatagGGCACTTGCTGATCATTCCAGAGGAACTTCACCTTCCAATGAACCTGTAGTTATATCACTCGATAGCgaatcagaagaagatgagcAAATGgatccaccaccacaacaGGAGTCAGATCCTGCCCCTCCACGAGCGCAGGAACCTACAAGACAGGAATCGTTAAGGACATCGGCTGCGACGTCTTATGTGGATGACAATACATCACAGCATACTTTAGATCCGAGAGCTAATCAGACCATAACACCAACCGCTCCCAGGCAAAACTCACTTGGTGCTGATAACAGTTTAGACTATGTGGAACGCCGTCAAGGAGTACCCAATATATTAGGTAAAACGCCCCTAAacaatggtgaagataCTTCAAATCAAGATACCCCTTTAGCGGAGGAAGGACCCAGCTCACCAACACCTAATTCTTCTACGAGGGGCATGTTTACACCAGCAGCTACCAATAGCCCGGCAGGTAATGACCAATGGTCTAATGATGAAAGACCTGTGTTCAGGTCACACAGTGGGACTCTGGATCCAAGAGCTAGTGGAATTTATGAATCTAGTGAGAATAATCACAGTGGTTCAAATTCTATGCTGGGTATGACGGGACAAATAAGTGGTCCTCCAGGTGATGATTCAGGCGGTCCTTCACCAAGCACAAATAACAGTAGTAATAATCTCCTTGGTATATCTGGGAATTTGAGCTCATTCAGACCAGAGGAATCACAATCATACGAACCCCAAaagcaacagcaacagcaacagcatcaacaacaatatCAACAAGCACCACCATTGCCACCACTACCAGATCCAAAAGTAAGGCAACCAAGCCGGCCACCGATCCCTGGTAGAACGAGAAAACCCGTGGTATCACCttttttaccaccaaaacCTTACTTAAACATGCTCCCGCGCAAGAGACACATTTCTAATTCTCCCAATGGAGGCCCAAGACCGAGCAATGAACCGCCAATGGGTTCGCAACAGTTGGGAGTTTCGATGAATGATCCGAATACAGTTGGTAATGTTGATACTAGTGGTGCCCATCGAGGTGGTGCAACAAGAATTTCTGGTCGTGACGACGTAATAGACCTGACATCGGATTGATGATAATTATTGTAATTATGTAACCAGTATAAAGCAGAACAAAATCCTTAAAAATCAAGCAATGAAGGGGATTAAAACAGGTACAGAATTCTTGTAATCGTAGTAATCGCGTCCAAAGAATCTTAGTAGATAATTTTCTTCGAATTTAATCCTTTGACGGAAGAATTTCCAAAGGACCGTAGCGAAGATTACAAGTGATAAGGGGTTCAACATAATCATTTGGGTTCCAACAGCCCACcaaaagaatccaaaataGCTTGGGTGTCTTGACCATTGGTAGATACCATTTTTGACTAAAACGTGACCTTCACCTCTGCTTGTTCTTACTGTGTGTGAAAAGGATTGACCAGCAGTACGCATCGCCATAGTCCTAGCGATTTGACCCACAATGATAAAGGTATAACCCAGTGAAACTACTATGAAGTGAGATAGAGAACTCATGTCTGCCTTCCAATGCGGAAGAAACATGTACTCTAGGAGGCACTCTAATATGGCAAAGGAGTGGCATAACAGGTATTCGATACCATTAGACAGTAAGAAAGAGTCTTCAGTAGTTTGGCTTGGATTGTACTTAGCCGTAGTATAGTACTCCAGAAAGTGGAACAGTGCCAATGCAGCCATGTAGAAGTCAAAGGCTTTCAAATGAACAAATTTGATTAGGCCCAAAAACAACCCCATCACGGAACCCAGCAAAAAGGCCGTTAGGGCAATGCGATGGGGTTGATTAACACTAACGTCAGGATAAATAGCCATGGATTCCTCCTATCCGCAAACTGTTCTCACTGCTTTATCAATAATTTGACTCAATTTGATTTAACATCAttaagagaagaaatttttcatcaaactCTAAAACCTCAACTCATCTGTGTAAGCACCTTGTCTCGTTGTGAAGGTTAAAACATCTAAGTGAACAGATCTTACTACCACACTGTACACAACTGGATATACTGTCGTAACCACCACACACGGAACAGATTGTGATGAATGGTAGgactttgaaaaatttcttgttaGTAACGTTATGATA
It includes:
- the STE14 gene encoding protein-S-isoprenylcysteine carboxyl O-methyltransferase (similar to uniprot|P32584 Saccharomyces cerevisiae YDR410C STE14 Farnesyl cysteine-carboxyl methyltransferase mediates the carboxyl methylation step during C-terminal CAAX motif processing of a-factor and RAS proteins in the endoplasmic reticulum localizes to the ER membrane) is translated as MAIYPDVSVNQPHRIALTAFLLGSVMGLFLGLIKFVHLKAFDFYMAALALFHFLEYYTTAKYNPSQTTEDSFLLSNGIEYLLCHSFAILECLLEYMFLPHWKADMSSLSHFIVVSLGYTFIIVGQIARTMAMRTAGQSFSHTVRTSRGEGHVLVKNGIYQWSRHPSYFGFFWWAVGTQMIMLNPLSLVIFATVLWKFFRQRIKFEENYLLRFFGRDYYDYKNSVPVLIPFIA
- the PUP1 gene encoding proteasome core particle subunit beta 2 (highly similar to uniprot|P25043 YOR157C Saccharomyces cerevisiae PUP1 Endopeptidase with trypsin-like activity that cleaves after basic residues); the encoded protein is MAGLSFENYQRNDYLASQGHAVPKATSTGTTIVGVKYDKGVVIAADTRSTQGPIVADKNCAKLHRMAPRIWCAGAGTAADTEAVTQLIGSNLELHSQYANREPRVVSALQMLKQHLFRYQGHIGAYLIVAGVDPTGAHLFSVQAHGSTDVGHYLSLGSGSLAAMATLESNWKQNLTKDEAVKLASDAIQAGIWNDLGSGSNVDVCVMEVGKDAEYLRNYITPNVREPKQQSYKFARGTTAVLRESIISVCDVQEEPVDVTA
- the TRS120 gene encoding TRAPPII-specific subunit TRS120 (similar to Q04183 YDR407C uniprot|Q05731 Saccharomyces cerevisiae TRS120 Component of the targeting complex (TRAPP) involved in ER to Golgi membrane traffic), translated to MNPSMYDASFVQPCRVRLLVVPVGKWKRSQFLEAVTKLRKYNEVRLVDITPIDSPLFTPQGFPQGRLFFEVITSGHNDALNLFLYDFEPFRKIFVVVGLVNDDSSSEDNLKVLKEKYPTVISHNLIYVGSNVDAGSSQDAQVFRSGDEFESNLETIICDIGRNFLQALSHYYSSYKHVTLRSPGAIGGNAVLKTSLTRQLAHANLPTNSTSSSSSSRKMNSFESTTNSIKRSASLKLAKSLSTSENRSQLRSQGRQHKILGNFQLLAGRYISALHSFTEAVTQLYKVRDHLWLASALDGIAICLLLLSFLNISFQIPYIVMLIIPVQTSNPSADPISPRNSSNGPIRSPRNSSSSLGLSQDVDVENVNLPILIRSISEKILYYYELSLNHHCDYAPQTVYSETLLKTLTFMVTCYSSTKLSPPILEKIIKGSLSSSLGPATMFDSNQLGPIDGKDEILFSKIEIYSFANKIFELQLKEMDLESQTIIYIVLSKVYHSLGFARKRLFVLRLLLVALLANQEKINWDENYLEILDGMIKLYGIEDRTPETSVQDSQASAWLTLQRKCLQLCLMVSRKLKNSECTSRYAVMLLSRYTHLLTQSEQQNLFTSFIQPSMFDGYIQSYWDPFLLRDVKLTRLESDVSGGELPVESEMSVLDKKAKVNPTRSDEVFNPFRQLLAADKVVSEADPTSQNVFLVGDRAMFSCMVQNPFKFEISFTGIQFNSETTKFCELGKSDVNLKRPYYVGPESIRIINLPLELKKATHHEWLNIDSVKISVMGLPAKDFPIALSENRISKPDVENDRFNAGRVQIKILPEQPELQLLRTNNMTDNSWMMLHGTKKRFTITLRNKSLKCPIEHLQFLHSSNIEQSIKPDYWKKMQLDDLYGLETQLEWMKNKCIKFIDPPQRMEPHETCSFDMEVDATATPFHFNGFDLVINYGMNANDKSRVYLKTLHSSYHVTLKRSIEVSSIDIVSLNQDFTSEADHVDWVHYLLKKQETDDNFNINKYLLLLLDVRNSWIDSIKTQLHYEDFESHEYTIESLHTTRVVIPIRKLEYQNYNFKKQLVPRVWQGRQYIQSGLNEEQEIEMRERFWCRQHILSRLSCDWILTTDASIKGTVYFPQFLERFDPKMVSSLYEAKSPYHIDLSIDKRSVTKGECVNAVVKVSPRSISDCTTSPQSPPERLLLNFAIFDSHTAKLLSKSNRRVLFNGTLSRHLIVIKPVETQLQLLPLEKGSYEICVCLSRSDSKDQAIQFNSGLVTFTVI
- the SIZ1 gene encoding SUMO ligase SIZ1 (some similarities with Q04195 YDR409W uniprot|Q7LIJ4 Saccharomyces cerevisiae SIZ1 SUMO ligase that promotes the attachment of sumo (Smt3p small ubiquitin-related modifier) to proteins), with translation MSVTPTNNGSVGTGGGGLHQEIHAAIDQVEHLKVSELKAVCRSIELPITGRKAVLQDRIRAYLKNSCSIGHIDPWRPKTIRVLIDKAKLGELLPKYEILWQTLRSGAYNHPVAIGAEPVGVLNQQDGSVSGQDQYVVGDPSAYTSYRTVSPEELSITGGSRTAAPKNRYMHFKESPFYRIKKLIQETAQKLNVTNVRGTCVAKWRFTKADWTLLESDEKYKVYLFCGMVDPQTGFQSNQPIQFPHPNEIRVNSVQVKDNVRGLKNKPGTAKPADLTPYLRPPTQQNSLEVIYAFTKSEYFIYGYIVEQVTPEELLQEVLRHPKILKAATLHYIEKTLNDEEDDDLVTTSTVMTLQCPVSYTRMKYPAKSIMCKHLQCFDALWYIYSQMQIPTWQCPVCQIDIDLKHLAVCQFVDEILKNSDEDTEQVELSSDGSWKPVVEEPPKPAERPLPTTHSTSVKQENTDDDDNRALADHSRGTSPSNEPVVISLDSESEEDEQMDPPPQQESDPAPPRAQEPTRQESLRTSAATSYVDDNTSQHTLDPRANQTITPTAPRQNSLGADNSLDYVERRQGVPNILGKTPLNNGEDTSNQDTPLAEEGPSSPTPNSSTRGMFTPAATNSPAGNDQWSNDERPVFRSHSGTLDPRASGIYESSENNHSGSNSMLGMTGQISGPPGDDSGGPSPSTNNSSNNLLGISGNLSSFRPEESQSYEPQKQQQQQQHQQQYQQAPPLPPLPDPKVRQPSRPPIPGRTRKPVVSPFLPPKPYLNMLPRKRHISNSPNGGPRPSNEPPMGSQQLGVSMNDPNTVGNVDTSGAHRGGATRISGRDDVIDLTSD
- the ADE8 gene encoding phosphoribosylglycinamide formyltransferase (highly similar to uniprot|P04161 YDR408C Saccharomyces cerevisiae ADE8 Phosphoribosyl-glycinamide transformylase), coding for MGRITVLISGSGSNLQSLIDAQAQKELGEGQITCVISSSKKAYGLQRAEMANIPTKVCSLYPFVKDVPKSDEVGRQKCRVQFEEELARQVLEQKPDLVVCAGWLLILGPHFLSKLRGIPIINLHPALPGAFDGTTHAIEMAWQKAQDTGNSLTAGCMVHYVIEEVDRGEPLIIKELEIRPGQETLEQYEQRVHEAEHVAIVEATVKVLKKR